The Burkholderiales bacterium genome has a window encoding:
- a CDS encoding SH3 domain-containing protein — MSGQRLLFTFLFSFCVFAVGIGRASAQEQVVVERDAELLAEPRSGAPTVARLKQGTTGEVIARKIPWVNLRTGSGTGWVQSFNLRFLAPGTAPAAGGKVPVPVVRTPTSRTTATIGIRGLDAEDMRGARFDAAQMRLLDQYAASRQDAEKTARDNGLTPTRVEYFK; from the coding sequence ATGAGCGGACAGCGACTGCTCTTCACCTTCTTATTTTCCTTTTGTGTTTTCGCCGTCGGAATCGGGCGGGCGTCCGCGCAGGAGCAGGTCGTCGTCGAGCGTGACGCCGAGCTGCTCGCGGAGCCGCGCAGCGGCGCGCCGACCGTGGCGCGTCTGAAGCAGGGCACCACCGGCGAGGTAATAGCGCGAAAGATTCCGTGGGTCAACCTGCGAACGGGCAGCGGTACGGGCTGGGTCCAGTCGTTCAACCTGCGCTTTCTCGCGCCGGGCACTGCGCCCGCGGCCGGCGGCAAAGTGCCCGTCCCCGTCGTGCGCACGCCGACGAGCCGTACGACCGCGACGATCGGCATTCGGGGCCTCGACGCGGAGGACATGCGCGGTGCGCGTTTCGACGCGGCGCAGATGCGGCTCCTCGACCAATATGCGGCGAGCCGGCAGGACGCCGAAAAAACGGCGCGCGACAACGGGCTCACGCCCACTCGCGTCGAGTACTTCAAATAA